Below is a window of Nitrospira sp. DNA.
CCACCAGCCATCGAGGACACTGAGGTTGATCACCCCGTTGAGTGCGGCCTTTTGGCCACTGGTCCCGCTCGCCTCGAGCGGGGCCCGTGGAGTATTGAGCCAGATATCGACGCCTTGCACGAGGTACTTTGCCATATGCATGTCATAGTCTTCGAGGAAAGCGACGTGACCACCGAGTTTGTGATCGTTGCAGAAACTCAGTACTTCGTGAATGAAGTAGCGCCCCGGTTCGTCGGCCGGGTGCGCTTTGCCTGCAAACACGATTTGGACGGGCCTCCACCGATTGTGGAGCAACTGCTTGAGTCGGTCGAGATCTCGGAACAGGAGTGTTGCACGTTTGTAGGTGGCGAACCGCCGGGCGAATCCGATCGTGAGGGCTTCCGGATCCAGCAGCGTTCCTCTGGCGATCGCTTGCATAGGCTGGAGATGGCCGCGAATCCAGCCGTCCCGGGCACGTTCACGGATAAACCGCATCAGTTTGCGTCGTGTTGTTTGTCGAACGGCCCAGAGGGCGTCATCCGGCAGGTCCGTGACCCGTTGCCAGATGGTGGGGTCATCGACCCGTTCTGCCCAATCGGGGCTGAGGTATTTGGCATAGAGCGAGTTCGCTTCCGGGGAGATCCAGGTGGGCGCGTGGATGCCGTTGGTGAGGCTGCGGATAGGAACGAGATCCTGTGCCAGGCCAGGCCACAGGTGTTGCCACATTTGTCGAGAGACGCGCCCGTGCTCGCGGCTTACGCCGTTGACGTGGGCCGACAGCCGCATCGCAAGGGCGGTCATATTGAAGCCGTGTCCGGCGCTTTCCGGCGTTTCGCCCAAGCGCAGGAACTCTTCTCTGGAAAGTCCGAGTTGGCCCCAATAATTACTGAAGTAGCGATCCATCAGGTGAAACGGAAAAATATCGTGCCCGGCCGGAACGGGGGTGTGCGTGGTGAACACGGTGCTCTGCCGAACCAGGTCACTCGCCTCAGCGTGGCTGTGTCCGGTGGTGACGAATTCCCGGATGCGTTCTATGGTCAGGAAAGCCGAATGGCCTTCATTGCAATGCCAGACTGCGGGACTGATACCCAGGGCGCGTAAGATCCGCACGCCGCCGATCCCGAGCAGAAACTCCTGACAAAGTCTGATTTCCTGGTCCCCACCGTAGAGCCGCGCGGAGAGGGCGCGATCTTCGGGCGTGTTTTCAGGCACATCGGTATCGATGAGATAGAGGGACATTCGTCCGTTACGTACTTGCCACACGAGCACGGTAACCTGGCGATGGCCGATCTCGACCTTGATGGAGCAGGGAATTCCCGTCGGCGTCATCGCCTGGTGAATCGGCGAATCGTGTCGATTGAAGGGCGCGTAGGTGGCTTCCTGCCATCCTTCCGGGTTGATACGCTGTTTAAAATATCCTTGTGGGTACATGAAGCCGATGCCGACGAGAGGAATGCCCAAGTCACTGGCCTCTTTGCAATGGTCTCCGGCCAGGATGCCAAGTCCTCCGCTGTAAATCGGGATGGAAATATGCAGCCCGAACTCAGCCGAAAAGTAGGCGATGGGAGAATTCTGGAGCGCGGGGAACTCCGTCGCCGCCCAGGTGTTCTTATTGCTCAGGTATTCGTCGAAGGCGCGTAACACAGCCGAGTATTGCCGGACGAAATTCGGGTCGCCGGCCAAGGTGACAAAGCGTTCAGGTTTCACCCCTGAGAGCAGCTGAACTGGATTGTGATGAGTAAGGAACCAGAGCGTGGGGTCGATGGACTCAAACAGCTGACGCGCCGGTTGATTCCAACTCCACCAGAGATTGCGGGCCAGTTCACCGAGTCGATGCAGGCTTTGGGGAACCGTATCTTGAGGGGGTTGTATGTGGTCGGGTGCTTGCACGACGCCTCCGTGGAATGTGATCGATGCGTGAGGACGGGGACTGTAGGGTCCCGCTTCCTGAATGCTATGTCAGGCGTGTCCCGCTTTGTGCCAGGATGCCCATTGGTCAGAAAAGGCGACGGTGGCGTAGCGCTCTCCGAGAATCTTGGCGACTCGATTCATGGTCGTCGTCAGTTGTTTCGCCTCCTCCTGCGTCAGGTCCTGGCGGAAACGCGGATGGAGCCCCCATCGCGTCTCGACCTCTTCGCCTTTGATGCTCGACATGACACTTACCAGCTTAATATCGGCGCCGGTGGTTCCTCGAGTCGCGCCGCTTCCCCCGGTTTCAGCCGGGTTGGTAGTAGCCTCGGCGGCGATGGGCGGTGTTTGCCCTTCGAAAATCCCGATGAGGGCCGGAATCACGGCGCTGACACAGAGCGTGGCCGCGGCGGTTACGCCCGGGTTGCGCGGCGCTCCGACCGCACGGGCGACGCGATCACTGAAGTCACGGTACAGGTCGTTCTTGGCAGGGCTGTCCTCCGTCACGAGAAACCGGTAACGCTCATAGGTCTGTCGGCTTTCGGCCACGGCTGTTCCGATCGTCAGCACGATTTCCGTCTGGTCGCTGCCGGCGCCGAAGGCCGGTTCCAGGGCTTTCTTGAGCTGGTCGATGACCGTATCCGTCAACTGGTCCATGAATTGCGGTTGTTCTTTGAGCGGGATGTGGAGGGCCGATACACGATCGGTCAGATTGAACATGACGCGTAAGAATTCGAGATAAATGGTCCACTCATCCTGGTGTTTCAGCTTTAAGGCCTGTTCCGGGGCCGCACGTTTGATGACGGAGACGGACTCTCCTGCCACTGCGAGCATGAGCTCCGCCACGGTTTGCATCTGCTGAGCGAATGAATACGGTCTGGTTGTCATAGAAGTCCCCTGCTGGTCCGGCATTATATACAACTCAATTTGAAGGTCCAAGTGTTGATCTCGATGCCTGCGCGCGGAGCAGGCGACTCGCAGCTCTGTCGTTGCAAGGTCTCCGGTGGTATGTTATACAGCGCGACCGCTCCCGTCATGAGCCTCACTGCCCAGTCGGATGCCAACATGGACCGAGAGATCAAGCCCTACATTCTGAAACGGACTTCGGATCAAGACCAGGTCCGGAAGTTCTCGTTGGACTATGCCAAGGAGCTCAACGCGCAGCAGTATGCGGCCGTGACGGCGGCCGATGGCCCTGCGCTGGTCATTGCCGGTGCCGGAAGCGGCAAAACGCGGACGCTCGTGCATCGCGTCGCCTATCTGATTGATTCCGGGGTGGATCCCTCGCACATTTTGCTGCTGACCTTCACGAGGAAGTCTTCGGAGGAGATGCTGGAGCGTGTCGGCGCTTTGATCGGATCGCGCAGCCAGCGAGTTTGTGGCGGCACCTTCCATTCGGTCGCCAACATGCTGCTGCGGCGCCATGGACGAGTCCTCGGGATCGAACCGGGCTTTACGATTATGGATCGCGGCGATGCGGAAGATCTGATCGCTCTCCTGCGCGCCCAATTGGGCCTGAACGAAAAAGATAAGCGATTCCCTCGCAAGGGAACGATTGCGGAGATTTACAGCAAGTGCGAAAACACGCTGCGTGGATTAGAAGAGATTGTCCTCGACGAGTTTTCCCACTTTGCCGATCATCTGGAAGCGCTAGGGAAGCTTCAGCGCGCCTACCAGGCCGCGAAGCGCCAGCGCCAGCTCCTTGATTATGACGATCTTCTGGTGCTGCTGCGGGACTTGTTGACGAAAGATGAGCCTACCAGGCGGGCGATCTCACAGCAATTCCGCTACATTTTGGTGGATGAGTATCAGGATACGAATCGGCTGCAGGCGGAACTCATTCGGAAGCTGGCTGCCACGCACGACAATGTCATGGTCGTGGGTGACGACTCCCAGTCCATTTATGCGTTTCGGGGCGCGACGTTCCGCAACATCATGGAATTTCCCTCCTGGTTCCCCGGCGCCAAGATCTACAAGTTGGAGGAAAATTACCGCAGCACCCAGCCGATTCTGAGCCTGGCCAACGAAATCATTCAGGAAGCCCCCGAGAAATATACGAAGCATCTGTTCACGCGCAAGCTGGATGGACCCTTGCCGGCGCTGGTGGAGGCGGCCGGGGAGAATGCGCAGTCTCGATTTGTGGCCCAAAAAATCCTGGAACTGCGAGAAGAAGGCGTTCCGCTGAGTGAGATTGCGGTACTTTTTCGCTCCAGCTTTCACTCCTTCGATCTGGAAATCGAGTTGTCGCGTTGCGGGCTGCCGTTTGTGAAGCGGGGCGGGATCAAATTCATCGAGGCAGCCCATGTCAAGGATCTCCTGGCTCACTTGCGGGTGGTCGTGAATCCTCAGGATGCAGTCAGTTGGCATCGCGTACTCATGCTGGTCGAAGGGGTGGGTCCCAAGAAGGCGCAGGATCTGGTGGCGGCCATGGTGAGGGTGAACGATCCGTACCAGGTGTTGCGGGACAGTAGCGGTCGTTCGGGCAAGGGGTTGAAAGAGTTGGGGGTGGTGCTTGAAAACCTGTCGAAGAGTGATGATTTGAGTCCGACCGAACAGGTGAATCGGGTGTATGAATATTATCTACCGATCCTCAAAGATCATCATGATGACTATCCCAAGCGGATTCGGGATCTGGATCATCTGCATACCATTGCCGAAAGTTATCCCGGCTTGACTGAGTTCCTGGCTGATTTGGCGCTGGCACCGCCGGACGGCAGTGCTGTGGGCGTGGAACCGTCGGGGCGGGACGATGAGCAGGTGGTGCTGTCCACGATTCATTCGGCGAAGGGGTTGGAGTGGCAGTGCGTATTTTTGTTGTGGGTCGTCGACGGAAAGTTCCCTTCTGTATTTTCTTTCAACACCGATGAAGAGCTGGAAGAGGAGCGGCGCTTACTGTATGTCGCGGTGACTCGGGCGAAGCGCTACCTGTTCCTGACCTATCCGATCAATGTGTACGACCGGACTTCCGGTATGTTGTTGTCCAAGCCGTCGCGATTCCTGGATCACGTGTCGCCCCGTTTGTTTGAAACATTGGCTCTGGTCGAGGAAGGCCATGGGCATGAATGGGGGCACGAGCATGATCGGTACGTCTAGGTCGATCGTTCCCACCGTCTAACTCTGGTTTGGGCTGCCGTACTCCATTCTACGATTCAGGATGAACATGCGTCGGGTGCACGTCCATAGCGGTTGGTTCGGAGCTGTTTTGCCCGCGATGGCTGCGGGGCTGGTACTGGGACTTCTGGTCTTCGGCCAGGCCAGAGCAGAGACGGCCGCGCCAGCTTCGGACCCCTCGCACGTCTGGGGCACATTGGTGGCGGAAGCGAAAGCCCTCCATCTTCCCACTCGGTTCCTCGAACAAATTCCCGCGCAGTTTGTGGCGTTTGAGTTTGAGGATCTGCACGCGTTTGCTGCGGAGTATCACCCGTCCGAGCATCGCATGGTGTTGGATCGATCGCTGTCTTTGAATGCAGCGGGGAGGACCCTGCGTCCATTGTCGCGGTTGACGCACAAGGAGTTGGAAACGCTTTATCACGAACTGTTTCATGCCTACATGGATTTTCTCGAACAGGAGCGTGCGCCGTCGGCTGCCCACGCGTCGTTTATGGCGTTCGCCCGCGAGCGGCAACGGTGCCGCTATCAGCAGGTCCTCATCACGCCGGTGCTCCAAAAGAAAGATTTGAAAGAGGAGCGCTTTCTCAGCGAGACGGAGTCCTGGGAAGCGTTGAATGAAACCTGGGCTGTGTTTGTGGGATGGGCGATCTGGACCCATCTGGAAGTGGAGAAAAAGGGGGCGCGTGAACTTCGATCATCCGGCCGGGCGCTGAATGTTCCGGCTTGGATCGCCCGGCTCAGTCAGGCGGAGCAGGATGCCAGCCTGAGTGGATATTACGAGCCGGAGGATCCGGGTGAAAAGGCGCTGGCACGCAAGCGGTTTCTTGCGCCGGACTTTCGCCTGTCAGCCCCGGAACTCTTATTGCTCATGAAGGAAGTTCTGGGCAGTTCGGCGGACATGATTCGCCAGGCCGGTCAAGTAATGAAGCGCGCGAGGGCTGTGCCGCCCTCAAGTGGAGCCTGTGACACTCCTGCTGCATCGTAGAATTGTTCCTGCATAGAACATACCCCCTTGACAATGGAACGCGTCGCAAATAAAATCGGCTGCTTTCGAAGCCAGGTCAATCCTCATTTCATCAGCGCTCCAGCCCTGTTGTTTTGCTGGGGAGCTGTGCATGGTGGGGCTTACTTTCATTCTTCTTTCCGGGGAATGAAGTCGCTCTGGTTCGGGAATTACTTGAAATAAATAGTATTCGCTTGAGTTTGGGAACACGCGCCTAGCGGGCAGGTACCCAAGTGGACAAAGGGGGCAGACTGTAAATCTGCTGCCTTATGGCTTCCAAGGTTCGAATCCTTGCCTGCCCACCAAACTGAGCGTATTCGACCGAATATCACGTGAAGCGTGTGCGTCCGGTTGGGTAATGATAATGGGCGCGATCCGGCGATGCGCAGGATTGTGTGGTCGAGCGTGTCGCGTCGGATCGTTGGAGTGTTGGTCGGGTCACCGTGGGCGGGCGTAGCTCAGTGGTAGAGTTCCAGCCTTCCAAGCTGGCTGTCGTGGGTTCAAATCCCATCGCCCGCTCCAAATCCAGCGTGCTCGACCGCGGTGCGGACAGAGCGTGTGAGGGCGGACTAAGACTGTGAGTTCAGGGCCCACGTAGCTCAGTTGGCAGAGCACGTCCTTGGTAAGGACGAGGTCACGCGTTCGATTCGCGTCGTGGGCTCCATAGTCAGGTTTGTCCGGTTAGAGTCGCTGTCTGCTGCTGGAGAGCCGGAATATACGGTTAGGGTTCTGGGAAAACAGTGTTTTGAGAAAAGGAGTGAATCATGGCGAAGGCGAAATTTGAGCGACGGAAGCCCCACGTGAACATCGGGACGATCGGGCACGTGGACCATGGCAAGACGACGCTGACGAGTGCGCTGACCAAGATCTGCTCGGATCGCGGGATGGCGAAATTCGTGAGCTATGACGAAGTGGCGAAGGCGAGCGAAAGTCAAGGGCGCCGGGATGCCAGCAAGATCATGACGATCGCGATCAGCCACGTCGAGTATGAGACGGACAATCGGCACTATGCGCACGTTGACTGCCCGGGCCACGCGGATTATGTGAAGAACATGATCACCGGCGCCGCGCAGATGGATGGAGCGATCCTGGTGGTGAGTGCCGCGGACGGCCCGATGCCGCAGACGCGGGAGCACATTTTGTTGGCGCGCCAAGTCGGCGTCCCCTACATCGTGGTGTTTCTGAACAAGGCGGACAAGGTCGATGACAAAGAATTGTTGGAATTAGTCGAGCTCGAAGTGCGGGAGCTGCTGACCAAGTACGACTTCCCGGGCGATAAGATTCCGATCGTGCAGGGCTCGGCGCTGAAAGCGGTCGAAGGGGATCAGGGGCCGTTGGGCGTGCCGTCCATTCTGAAGTTGCTCGAAGCCGTCGATACCTACATCCCGACGCCGACCCGGGCGATTGATAAGCCGTTCCTGATGCCGATCGAAGACGTATTTACGATCAGCGGACGCGGCACGGTCGTGACGGGCCGATGCGAGAAGGGGATCGTGAAGGTCGGCGACGAAATCGAAATCGTCGGCTTGCGGCCCACGCAGACGACCATCGTGACGGGCGTGGAAATGTTCCGCAAGGTGCTCGATGAGGGGCAGGCGGGGGACAATATCGGCGTCTTGCTGCGCGGCACGAAGAAGGAAGATGTGGAGCGGGGCATGGTGTTGGCCAAGCCGAAGAGCATCACGCCGCACACGAAGTTCAAGGCGGAGATCTATGTGTTGACCAAGGAAGAAGGTGGACGTCATACGCCGTTCTTTAATGGCTACCGGCCGCAGTTCTACTTCCGGACGACCGACGTGACGGGGATCGTGACGTTAACGCCGGGCGTGGAGATGGTGATGCCGGGAGACAATGTGACGGTCACGGGCGAATTGATCAGTCCGATCGCCATGGATCAGGGGTTGCGGTTTGCGGTTCGAGAGGGCGGCAAAACCGTCGGCTCGGGCGTCGTTACGGAAATTTTAGCGTAAGAATGCGCGATCAGCGATCAGCGGTCAGCTCACGAAGTGGGGTTGACGGCTGAGCGTTGACGGCTCAGGGGATGGCAAATGCGAGATATCATCGACTTGGCCTGTACGGTCTGCAAGCAGCGAAATTATACGACCCGCAAGAACAAGAAGAACGATCCGGATCGCTTGGAGCGAAACAAGTTCTGTAAGTTCTGCCGGAAGCACATCGCTCATAAGGAAGTGAAGTAGGGCTCCTCTGCTGGGTTGGGCATGGTCCTTGGCTCGGCAGCGCTCATGTTCCGGCTGGAGGGGCATGGTGTCAACGGCAGCACATCGGTCTCCAAAACCGAGAGTCTAGGTTCAAATCCTAGTGCCCCTGCCAAGCCCTTGTTTGTAAGTGAGTGGGTGTCCGGCGTCGGCGAGGCCGGCTCGATAAACTGTCTGAGAAGTTCGGAGAGAGGATTGTAACCGTGTTTCAGCGATTGATCGCCTCTATTCGAGAATTCATCGAGGGTGTGCGCGGTGAACTCAAGAAGGTCTCGTTCCCGTCGAGGACGGAAACGATCGGCGCCACCACGGTCGTGATCGTGTTTTGTATCCTCATGTCCCTTTATCTGTCGATGATGGATTCCGTGCTGGGCTGGCTGATGCGCAAGGTCATTTAGTTGCGTGGTGCGGCTGGACAGGTCCGGCGTTGCCCGGACGATACGATGCTGGATGTTCAGCTGAGAGGAGATGATGAGCAATAAGAACTGGTACGTCATCCATACCTATGCGGGGTTTGAGGGTCGCGTGAAGACCAGTCTCCTTGAGCGCGCAAGTCAAATGGGGCTCACCGAGCGACTTGGGCAGGTCCTGGTTCCGACGGAAGATGTAATCGAGATCAAGGACGGAAAGCGACGCACGTCCCGGAGAAAATTTTTCCCGGGTTACGTTCTGATTGAACTCGAGGCGCCGCTGGCTGATGAAACCTTGCAGATGATTAAGGAGACCCCCAAGGTTACCGGGTTCGTCGGGGGAGGGGCTCAGCCTACACCGCTGTCCTCGGAAGAGGTGGATTCTCTGCTGAAGCAGGTAGATGCCGGCGCGGCAGGACCGCGCGAGCAGGTCCGGTTTATCAAGGGGGACAATGTCCGGATTGTAGATGGTCCGTTCCTCGGTTTTAATGGCGCGGTCGATGATGTGGATGCTGATCATAGCCGGGTAAAAGTTTTTGTAAGTATTTTTGGCCGGTCGACGCCGGTCGAGCTTGGTTTCTTGCAGGTCGAACGTATTTGAGGTCACTGGATTCGAGATGGTGGACTGAGAGCCGTTCTCAGCCCTCGTGCTCAGTCCGCAGTTCTCAGGGAGTAACTCATGGCCAAGGAAGTATCAGCGCAGATTAAATTGCAGATTCCGGCCGGCAAGGCCAATCCTGCTCCGCCCGTTGGTCCGTCATTGGGTCAGCACGGCGTGAACATTATGGAGTTTTGCAAGCAGTTTAACGCCAAAACGCAGAAGGACGGGGATAGCATCATCCCGGTGATCATTACGGTCTATAAGGACCGGAGCTTTACCTTCATCATGAAGACGCCTCCGGCATCGGACCTCCTGAAGAAGGCCGCCGGGATCATCAAGGGGTCCGGCGTGCCGCATAAGGACAAGGTGGGAAAAGTGAGTCAGGCCCAGGTCCGTGAAATCGCGCAGAAGAAGTTGTCCGACCTGAATGCGGCCGATCTTGAGGGCGCCATCAAGATTATCCAGGGGACCGCGCGTAGCATGGGCATCACCGTCCAGTAAGTTTCTGCAGAGTGAACCTCCGGCGGATGTGAAGGAGCAGCAGTATGGGAAAGAAATTGACCGCGGCTCAGGAAAAGATCGAGCCCAGGTTTTATGAGTTGAAAGAGGCTGTCGAGGCTGTCAAGCAGGCGGCCTTTGCCAAGTACGATGAGTCCGTCGATCTGGCGATTCGTCTGGGAATCGATCCCAAGCGGTCGGATCAGATGGTACGCGGGACCACGGCGTTGCCGCATGGGACGGGTAAGAAGCTCCGCGTGCTCGTATTTGCCAAAGGCGAAAAAGAGCAGGAGGCTCGCCAGGCGGGCGCAGATCATGTGGGCTCGGACGACCTGATGGAAAAGATCAAGGGCGGGTGGATGGAGTTTGATTGTGCCATCTCCACGCCTGATTTGATGGCCTCTGTCGGTAAGCTGGGAAAGGTGCTTGGTCCCCGCGGACTGATGCCCAATCCGAAGACCGGCACGGTCACGTTTGAGGTCGGCAAGGCAGTCAGTGAAATTCGCAAGGGCCGTGTCGAGTTCAAGGTCGAGAAAGCCGGAATCGTGCAAGTGCCGGTTGGTAAGGTCTCGTTTGACGTTCAAAAGCTGTATGACAATGCGCAGGCCGTGCTGGAGTCTGTGGTGAAGGCGAAGCCCTCATCCTGCAAGGGCCGATACATCAAGAGTGTGACGATGTCGAGCACCATGGGGCCGGGCGTGAAGCTGGATCCTGTGGCGCTGTCGAAGTTGTGGAGTTGAGAACAGGCAGGTTCTCAGTAAGGGGAGAGGCATGAAGAAAGAAGAGAAGGCAACAGCGATCGCAGAGTTGACGGAAAAGTTCGGTCGCGCCCGCTTGGCGATTCTGACGGAGTGCGCCGGCATGCCCGTCAATCAGATGACCGAGTTGCGCCGGCAGTTGCGCGGCGCCAAGGCGGAGTATTGCGTCATCAAGAATACCCTGGCCGTGCGCGCCTCGACCGGCACGATTCTCGCGGACGCCAAAGATCATTTCAAGGGGCCGACTGGCCTGGTGATCGGGTATGACGATCCGGTTCTGCCGGCGAAGATCTTGCGCGATTTCATTCAGGCTGAAAAGCGGTCTGAGAAGATCAAGGTGACGGTCGGGGTATTGGAAGGCCGGCTGGTGCAGGCTGCGGATCTGAACGCCATTGCGCAGCTGCCGAAAAAGGAAGTGTTGATTGCGATGCTGCTATCGGCCATGCAGGGCCCGATTCGCGGCGTGGTGTACGCGTTGAGCGGAGTGTTAAGCAAGTTTGTGCGAGTCATTGCAGCCATTCAGGATAAAAAGAAAGGGGAGGGCGACATGTCAGCAGCAGGAACCAAGTTGTCACAAGATGAATTGATCAAGGCAATCGAGGGCATGAGCGTGTTGGAATTGGCCGATCTGGTCAAGGGGCTGGAGACGCGTTTTGGCGTGACGGCGGCGGCGCCTGTGGCCGTGGCGGCCGTGGGTGGTGGCGGGGCGGCAGCGGCTCCCGCTGAAGAGAAGACGGCCTTTGATGTGATCCTGGTCAGTGCTCCGGCAGACAAGAAGATCCAGGTCATCAAGGTGGTGCGTGAGCTCACCAGCCTCGGACTCAAGGAAGCGAAGGACCTGGTCGAGGGCGCTCCGAAGCCCATCAAGGCCGGTGCCACCAAGGAAGAAGCCGACACGATGAAGAAGAAGCTCGAGGAAAGCGGAGCGAAAGTCGAAGTTAAGTAACGGTTTACCGGGCGGCAGTGTGAGTTGTCCGTTGGGATGGCGCGGGGCGTTCATCTCCTTATGAGCTTGGAGGGCTAACGAATGTCGGAATCGACTCTTTCGGAGTTTGTCGAACGTAAGGATTTTTCTCGGATTCGTACGAGTATCGATATTCCCGATCTCATCGAAATCCAGAAGCGGTCCTACGAAGAGTTCCTCCAGATGGAAGTCGAGCCGGACCGTCGCAAGGATCAGGGGTTACAGGCGGCGTTAGCCAGCGTCTTTCCCATTACTGACTACAACAACACGGCGGCATTGGAGTTCTCCAACTATTCCTTGGGAACTCCGAAGTACGACGAACGGGAGTGCCTTGAGCAGGGAATGACGTTTGCCGTTCCCTTGAAATTGCGTGTGCGGTTGATTGTCTTCGATAAAGAGGACAAGGGGCCGAAGAAGAAGGTGCTGGACGTTCGGGAGCAGGAAGTCTATGTCGGCGAACTTCCGCTCATGACCGAGCGCGGTACCTTCCTCATCAACGGGACCGAGCGAGTGGTGGTCAGCCAGTTGCACCGCTCGCCGGGCGCGTCGTTCACCCACGATAAGGGGCGGACCCATGCCAGCGGCAAGGTGTTGTACTCTGCCCGGATTATTCCCTATCGCGGATCCTGGCTCGATTTCGAGTTCGACGCACGGGACATTCTGTACGTTCGCATCGATCGCCGTCGGAAAATGCCTGCCACGATCCTGTTGAAGGCGTTCGGGTATAGCACCGACGACCTGTTGCGAATGTACTACCCCGTGGAGGAGATTCGTGTCTCCAAGGGGAAGCTCTACCGGAAGCTTGATCCTGAAATCCATCATGGGTTGAAGTGTTCGACGGAAGTGATGGAGAAGGGCGGTAAGGACCCGCTCGTTCGCGAAGGAGCGAAGCTGACGAAGGTTCTGATCGCCAAGCTGAAGGCGGCGGGCATCAAGGAAATTCCTGTCACTCCCGCCGAGTTGGTGGGGCGCGCGGTGCTGACGGAGTTGGTCGACAGCGGCAAGAAGCAGTCGCTGGCCGAGAAAAATCAGCGTCTGACCGAAGAGATTCTGGAGAAGATCCTTGATAGCGATATCGAGGAATTCAAGGTCATTTATCTGGATACGACCAATGCCACGCTGGTCATCCTCGATACGCTCGACATGGAGCGCACCGGGTCGAAGGAAGAGGCGATGGTCGAGATCTATCGCCGTCTCAGGCCGGGTGAGACCCCGTCTGTCGAAACTGCGCGAGCCCTGTTCGATAATTTGTTCTTAAGTCCGAAACGGTACGATCTGTCGCCGGTCGGACGGCTCAAGCTCAATAAGAAGCTGGGCCTTGATTTCGCCCTTGAGCAGCGGACCCTTACGGCGCAGGACATTGTCGAGGTGGTGCGCTATCTGGTGAATCTCAAGATCGGTCGCGGTGAGATC
It encodes the following:
- a CDS encoding 50S ribosomal protein L1 is translated as MGKKLTAAQEKIEPRFYELKEAVEAVKQAAFAKYDESVDLAIRLGIDPKRSDQMVRGTTALPHGTGKKLRVLVFAKGEKEQEARQAGADHVGSDDLMEKIKGGWMEFDCAISTPDLMASVGKLGKVLGPRGLMPNPKTGTVTFEVGKAVSEIRKGRVEFKVEKAGIVQVPVGKVSFDVQKLYDNAQAVLESVVKAKPSSCKGRYIKSVTMSSTMGPGVKLDPVALSKLWS
- the rpmG gene encoding 50S ribosomal protein L33, translating into MRDIIDLACTVCKQRNYTTRKNKKNDPDRLERNKFCKFCRKHIAHKEVK
- the tuf gene encoding elongation factor Tu, with the translated sequence MAKAKFERRKPHVNIGTIGHVDHGKTTLTSALTKICSDRGMAKFVSYDEVAKASESQGRRDASKIMTIAISHVEYETDNRHYAHVDCPGHADYVKNMITGAAQMDGAILVVSAADGPMPQTREHILLARQVGVPYIVVFLNKADKVDDKELLELVELEVRELLTKYDFPGDKIPIVQGSALKAVEGDQGPLGVPSILKLLEAVDTYIPTPTRAIDKPFLMPIEDVFTISGRGTVVTGRCEKGIVKVGDEIEIVGLRPTQTTIVTGVEMFRKVLDEGQAGDNIGVLLRGTKKEDVERGMVLAKPKSITPHTKFKAEIYVLTKEEGGRHTPFFNGYRPQFYFRTTDVTGIVTLTPGVEMVMPGDNVTVTGELISPIAMDQGLRFAVREGGKTVGSGVVTEILA
- the glgP gene encoding alpha-glucan family phosphorylase, with translation MQAPDHIQPPQDTVPQSLHRLGELARNLWWSWNQPARQLFESIDPTLWFLTHHNPVQLLSGVKPERFVTLAGDPNFVRQYSAVLRAFDEYLSNKNTWAATEFPALQNSPIAYFSAEFGLHISIPIYSGGLGILAGDHCKEASDLGIPLVGIGFMYPQGYFKQRINPEGWQEATYAPFNRHDSPIHQAMTPTGIPCSIKVEIGHRQVTVLVWQVRNGRMSLYLIDTDVPENTPEDRALSARLYGGDQEIRLCQEFLLGIGGVRILRALGISPAVWHCNEGHSAFLTIERIREFVTTGHSHAEASDLVRQSTVFTTHTPVPAGHDIFPFHLMDRYFSNYWGQLGLSREEFLRLGETPESAGHGFNMTALAMRLSAHVNGVSREHGRVSRQMWQHLWPGLAQDLVPIRSLTNGIHAPTWISPEANSLYAKYLSPDWAERVDDPTIWQRVTDLPDDALWAVRQTTRRKLMRFIRERARDGWIRGHLQPMQAIARGTLLDPEALTIGFARRFATYKRATLLFRDLDRLKQLLHNRWRPVQIVFAGKAHPADEPGRYFIHEVLSFCNDHKLGGHVAFLEDYDMHMAKYLVQGVDIWLNTPRAPLEASGTSGQKAALNGVINLSVLDGWWHEGYNGANGWGIQPLPEGADTQAQDAHDTEQLFRLLEQEVVPLFYQRDLDGIPRGWLQIVKESIKTVAPRFCTKRMVKEYMRQLYAPATARTPNKW
- the rplK gene encoding 50S ribosomal protein L11, producing MAKEVSAQIKLQIPAGKANPAPPVGPSLGQHGVNIMEFCKQFNAKTQKDGDSIIPVIITVYKDRSFTFIMKTPPASDLLKKAAGIIKGSGVPHKDKVGKVSQAQVREIAQKKLSDLNAADLEGAIKIIQGTARSMGITVQ
- the secE gene encoding preprotein translocase subunit SecE, which translates into the protein MFQRLIASIREFIEGVRGELKKVSFPSRTETIGATTVVIVFCILMSLYLSMMDSVLGWLMRKVI
- the nusG gene encoding transcription termination/antitermination protein NusG; its protein translation is MSNKNWYVIHTYAGFEGRVKTSLLERASQMGLTERLGQVLVPTEDVIEIKDGKRRTSRRKFFPGYVLIELEAPLADETLQMIKETPKVTGFVGGGAQPTPLSSEEVDSLLKQVDAGAAGPREQVRFIKGDNVRIVDGPFLGFNGAVDDVDADHSRVKVFVSIFGRSTPVELGFLQVERI
- a CDS encoding ATP-dependent helicase, with translation MLISMPARGAGDSQLCRCKVSGGMLYSATAPVMSLTAQSDANMDREIKPYILKRTSDQDQVRKFSLDYAKELNAQQYAAVTAADGPALVIAGAGSGKTRTLVHRVAYLIDSGVDPSHILLLTFTRKSSEEMLERVGALIGSRSQRVCGGTFHSVANMLLRRHGRVLGIEPGFTIMDRGDAEDLIALLRAQLGLNEKDKRFPRKGTIAEIYSKCENTLRGLEEIVLDEFSHFADHLEALGKLQRAYQAAKRQRQLLDYDDLLVLLRDLLTKDEPTRRAISQQFRYILVDEYQDTNRLQAELIRKLAATHDNVMVVGDDSQSIYAFRGATFRNIMEFPSWFPGAKIYKLEENYRSTQPILSLANEIIQEAPEKYTKHLFTRKLDGPLPALVEAAGENAQSRFVAQKILELREEGVPLSEIAVLFRSSFHSFDLEIELSRCGLPFVKRGGIKFIEAAHVKDLLAHLRVVVNPQDAVSWHRVLMLVEGVGPKKAQDLVAAMVRVNDPYQVLRDSSGRSGKGLKELGVVLENLSKSDDLSPTEQVNRVYEYYLPILKDHHDDYPKRIRDLDHLHTIAESYPGLTEFLADLALAPPDGSAVGVEPSGRDDEQVVLSTIHSAKGLEWQCVFLLWVVDGKFPSVFSFNTDEELEEERRLLYVAVTRAKRYLFLTYPINVYDRTSGMLLSKPSRFLDHVSPRLFETLALVEEGHGHEWGHEHDRYV